A window from Kovacikia minuta CCNUW1 encodes these proteins:
- a CDS encoding glycosyltransferase family 4 protein yields the protein MMRVISIAGTYQPVRCGVAHYTAQLRHTLEPLGVQSWVLTTHAAAEAVGQPDVIGVVPDWSVSALMPLVRSLQTLPADLLHIQHAAGTYRFERAIFLLPLLLKLAGWRKPIVTTVHEYGWWEWQPQWIPSSLLEWLKQWGQAHHWWDREDGFLLTHSDAIITTNDEAETVLRSRLPAFNDRIHRIAIAPNIEVVPIDRAAARRSLLQKCNWNEDAEIIVFFGFLHPVKGLETLLPAFQQVVASRPQARLLLLGLRCTHKSIADSFSENLILHNLDFSLPVLNKPRLLRFQPISKVEAEQGFQDLCSQISDLCVHGRLLGGVESLALAGEQATHYWNQLHTLVADLNLQQAVHFTGYVAAETASRYLSGASIGVLPFNHGVTLKSGSLLVLLAHGLPVIATRATPPDSNLAEQPWLHFTAPRDINQLTAQLIELLHRQTNVPSIGANGRQFVQQFAWDAIAAAHLQIYQNMLTNPLASDGVVKPI from the coding sequence ATGATGCGTGTTATTTCGATCGCAGGCACATACCAACCTGTACGTTGTGGTGTTGCCCACTACACGGCTCAACTTCGCCACACATTGGAGCCTTTAGGAGTGCAATCGTGGGTGTTAACCACCCATGCAGCGGCAGAAGCCGTTGGTCAACCAGATGTCATCGGTGTGGTACCAGATTGGAGTGTGTCTGCCTTGATGCCGCTGGTACGATCGCTGCAAACCTTGCCTGCTGATCTGTTGCACATTCAACATGCGGCGGGTACCTACCGATTTGAACGAGCGATTTTTTTGCTGCCCCTGTTACTGAAACTGGCTGGCTGGCGCAAGCCGATCGTCACCACGGTTCACGAATATGGCTGGTGGGAGTGGCAACCTCAGTGGATACCGTCATCTTTACTGGAATGGCTAAAACAATGGGGACAGGCTCACCATTGGTGGGATCGGGAAGATGGCTTTTTGCTGACGCACAGTGATGCCATTATTACAACCAATGACGAAGCGGAAACGGTTCTGCGGTCTCGGTTGCCTGCATTCAACGATCGCATTCACCGAATTGCGATCGCACCGAATATTGAAGTTGTCCCGATTGATCGGGCGGCTGCCCGTCGATCGTTGCTACAAAAGTGTAACTGGAATGAGGATGCGGAAATTATTGTATTCTTTGGCTTTTTGCATCCTGTGAAAGGATTAGAAACCCTATTACCAGCCTTTCAGCAGGTGGTTGCCAGCAGACCTCAAGCACGGCTCCTGCTGCTGGGGCTACGGTGTACACACAAGTCGATCGCTGATTCGTTTTCCGAAAACCTGATCCTCCACAACCTTGATTTCTCGTTGCCGGTTCTCAATAAGCCGAGATTATTGAGATTTCAGCCAATTTCCAAAGTTGAGGCAGAGCAAGGGTTTCAGGACTTGTGTTCACAGATTTCCGACTTGTGTGTACACGGTAGGCTGCTGGGGGGGGTCGAAAGTTTGGCACTGGCAGGTGAACAGGCAACCCATTACTGGAATCAATTGCATACGCTGGTTGCAGACCTGAACCTGCAACAGGCTGTTCATTTCACGGGTTATGTTGCAGCAGAAACGGCTTCACGCTACCTGTCGGGTGCCAGTATTGGCGTGTTGCCGTTCAATCATGGTGTGACGCTCAAAAGTGGTTCGTTATTGGTCTTGTTAGCGCATGGATTACCTGTGATTGCAACCCGCGCGACGCCTCCTGATTCCAATTTGGCTGAGCAGCCCTGGTTGCACTTCACCGCTCCACGGGACATCAACCAGCTGACAGCCCAATTAATTGAACTCCTGCACAGGCAAACCAATGTGCCTTCGATCGGTGCCAATGGTCGGCAATTCGTCCAGCAGTTTGCCTGGGATGCGATCGCAGCTGCCCATCTCCAAATTTATCAAAACATGCTTACAAATCCTCTCGCCTCAGATGGGGTAGTAAAACCAATCTAG
- a CDS encoding Rpn family recombination-promoting nuclease/putative transposase translates to MRRDSIFYALFQQSPMLLFELLEDPPPDADQYRFDSVAVKEPKFEIDGVFLPPDTETPGVVYFCEVQFQRDERLYERLFGELFLYFYRSRERFSDWQSVIIYPHQITEQSQIEPYRILLESHKVHRVFLDELGDIRQLPMGVALMVLTILEEDKASEVARSLLIRSQREISEPIASQAIIEMLITIMVYKFTKLTRQEIERMLGISLQQTRVYQEAKAEGEQQGRQEEARSLILRLLTRRVGELSQQVQSQVEALSIIQLETLGEALLDFRELTDLDDWLQENQ, encoded by the coding sequence ATGCGGCGGGATTCAATTTTCTATGCTTTGTTTCAGCAATCTCCGATGCTTCTATTCGAGTTACTTGAAGATCCACCCCCTGATGCTGACCAATATCGGTTTGATTCTGTAGCAGTGAAAGAACCCAAGTTTGAAATTGATGGAGTGTTTTTACCGCCGGATACTGAAACACCAGGAGTTGTGTATTTTTGTGAGGTGCAATTTCAACGAGATGAACGTCTATACGAGCGTCTTTTCGGTGAACTGTTTTTATATTTTTATCGTAGCCGAGAGCGTTTCAGTGATTGGCAGTCTGTCATTATTTATCCACACCAGATAACAGAGCAAAGTCAAATCGAACCATATCGGATTTTGCTGGAAAGCCATAAAGTGCATCGTGTGTTTTTGGACGAACTGGGAGATATTCGACAGTTGCCGATGGGAGTTGCTCTTATGGTGTTAACGATACTTGAAGAAGACAAAGCGTCGGAAGTAGCTCGATCGCTCCTGATACGATCTCAGAGGGAAATCAGTGAACCGATCGCGAGTCAAGCCATAATAGAAATGCTGATTACCATTATGGTTTACAAATTTACAAAATTGACCCGGCAGGAGATTGAGAGGATGCTAGGAATCAGTTTGCAGCAAACGCGTGTGTATCAGGAAGCTAAAGCTGAGGGTGAACAGCAAGGGCGGCAGGAAGAGGCGAGATCTCTGATTCTTCGGCTATTGACGCGACGGGTTGGAGAATTATCCCAACAGGTACAGTCACAGGTTGAGGCACTTTCCATCATCCAACTGGAGACATTAGGAGAGGCACTTTTAGATTTTAGGGAGCTTACAGATTTAGATGATTGGCTACAGGAGAACCAGTAG
- a CDS encoding glycosyltransferase family 9 protein, translated as MQNLLFVELLGGIGDVLIALPAIQALGRSYPNAKKTVLTFAPGGELLKHDPLIDRVITINRNQNHDSESIRQQVEQWIKLGSFDLIVSDTNYGGIDSAIQESGAQKVVTNLWRSPPPNQRVGDRFIQILLAEGVIQSESVSPAQLYLTHDELHHAQQKLGSVNHPCVLLIPDAGMAIKRWSTANFVTLGRKLHHQYGATIIVPVGSDRPSATEMVQQIGGSARLWERGTLRELAALMAMVDLAIAPDTGPARVAAALNTPTITLFGPSWGDRYGQRPPHINLQGHPGCPDRNISNFTLQRCWYSGECPFDGWQTCLEAISPEDVRAAAAKFLKPPTQGSQPPGSNLPARLSNPTYSPSNLQLSPSNPESFASNRETPTSKLNPSTSELETPTSDLQASTSELETPTSDLETSTSELETLPSDLQASTSELEISPSDLETSLSNLQTSPSNLQTPPSELKTQNSKLKTSHPSPQWLSAQNILVIRLDNIGDVLMTSPALQAIKQNLPQSRLTLMASPGGSQAAELLPWVDEVLPVRSLWQDLGKLEFDPDREWDLIKTVRDRQFDAAIVFTSFSQTPHAAGYLCYLAGIPLRVGESKEWGGAVFSTEIKSAPDEIHQVERNLRLIESVGFRVGDRSLRLRIPESAHQRATEKLAKHRLDSPYILLNPWTSCQSRNYSSERFAIAARQLAAITGYSVVVTGVAKDLHYSESLLESLGSCAINLIGETNLAELAALIANAKLMLSNNTSTMHIADATRTPSVILFAGTEYECQWQPRHTAAKLLRQPTPCSPCYAFTCPYNLECLDIAPKQVVEVGLSLLHNLLC; from the coding sequence ATGCAAAATCTATTATTTGTCGAATTACTGGGCGGAATTGGAGATGTGTTGATCGCGTTGCCTGCCATTCAAGCATTGGGGCGCTCCTATCCAAATGCAAAAAAGACTGTCCTTACCTTTGCACCAGGGGGAGAACTGCTTAAACACGATCCACTCATCGATCGCGTTATCACAATTAATCGCAATCAGAATCATGATTCTGAATCAATCCGGCAACAGGTTGAGCAATGGATAAAACTTGGTTCGTTTGACTTAATTGTGTCCGATACCAACTATGGTGGCATCGATTCTGCCATTCAAGAAAGTGGTGCCCAAAAGGTCGTAACAAACCTATGGCGATCGCCTCCGCCAAATCAACGGGTGGGCGATCGCTTTATCCAAATTCTTCTGGCAGAAGGAGTCATTCAATCAGAAAGTGTTTCTCCTGCTCAATTGTATTTAACGCATGATGAGCTTCATCATGCTCAACAAAAATTAGGTTCGGTAAATCATCCCTGCGTGCTTCTGATCCCCGATGCAGGCATGGCAATTAAGCGCTGGTCAACCGCTAACTTTGTCACCCTGGGACGGAAACTCCACCATCAATATGGTGCAACAATAATTGTTCCGGTTGGTTCCGATCGCCCATCTGCAACTGAGATGGTGCAGCAGATCGGTGGCAGTGCCCGACTTTGGGAACGGGGAACGTTGCGTGAGTTGGCAGCGCTGATGGCAATGGTTGATCTGGCGATCGCTCCCGATACCGGACCTGCCCGTGTTGCAGCCGCACTAAACACGCCAACCATTACCCTCTTTGGTCCTTCCTGGGGTGATCGTTATGGGCAACGACCTCCCCACATCAATTTACAGGGACATCCAGGCTGCCCCGATCGCAATATCAGTAACTTTACTCTGCAACGTTGTTGGTACAGCGGTGAATGTCCGTTTGATGGCTGGCAAACCTGTTTGGAAGCGATTTCCCCAGAGGATGTGCGGGCTGCTGCCGCAAAATTTCTTAAACCTCCAACCCAGGGTTCCCAGCCTCCAGGCTCCAATCTCCCCGCTCGCCTCTCAAATCCCACATATTCACCCTCAAACCTCCAACTTTCGCCTTCCAACCCTGAAAGTTTTGCCTCCAACCGCGAAACTCCAACCTCAAAACTCAACCCTTCGACCTCTGAACTCGAAACTCCGACTTCAGACCTTCAAGCTTCGACCTCTGAACTCGAAACTCCGACTTCAGACCTGGAAACTTCGACCTCTGAACTCGAAACTTTGCCCTCAGATCTTCAAGCTTCGACCTCTGAACTCGAAATTTCACCCTCAGACCTGGAAACTTCGCTTTCCAACCTCCAAACTTCGCCTTCCAACCTCCAAACGCCACCCTCTGAACTCAAAACTCAAAACTCAAAACTCAAAACTTCTCACCCCTCCCCCCAGTGGTTGTCTGCTCAAAACATCCTGGTCATTCGTCTGGACAATATCGGTGATGTGTTAATGACCAGCCCTGCCCTGCAAGCCATTAAACAGAACTTGCCGCAATCGCGCCTGACGCTGATGGCAAGCCCTGGTGGATCTCAGGCGGCAGAATTATTGCCCTGGGTGGATGAGGTTTTGCCCGTGCGATCGCTGTGGCAGGATTTAGGCAAACTTGAGTTTGATCCCGATCGGGAATGGGACTTGATCAAAACGGTGCGCGATCGCCAATTCGATGCGGCAATTGTATTCACGAGTTTTAGTCAAACTCCCCATGCCGCAGGCTACTTGTGTTACCTGGCAGGAATTCCACTACGGGTCGGTGAGTCCAAAGAGTGGGGTGGAGCCGTTTTCAGCACAGAAATAAAGTCTGCTCCGGATGAAATCCATCAGGTCGAACGCAATCTGCGGTTGATTGAATCGGTTGGGTTTCGGGTGGGCGATCGTAGTCTCCGCCTCCGCATTCCAGAATCGGCACACCAACGCGCGACCGAAAAGCTAGCCAAACACAGGTTAGATTCTCCCTACATCCTGTTAAATCCCTGGACAAGTTGTCAGTCCCGCAACTATTCCTCAGAACGATTTGCGATCGCGGCTCGTCAGTTAGCGGCTATCACAGGCTATTCGGTTGTGGTGACAGGGGTTGCAAAAGATCTTCACTACAGCGAATCCTTATTGGAATCTCTGGGTTCCTGCGCCATTAATTTAATTGGTGAAACCAACCTGGCTGAACTAGCCGCATTAATTGCCAATGCCAAATTGATGTTGAGCAATAACACCTCCACGATGCATATTGCGGATGCCACCCGCACTCCCAGTGTCATCCTGTTTGCCGGAACTGAGTACGAGTGTCAGTGGCAACCCCGTCACACTGCTGCTAAACTGTTGCGCCAACCCACCCCCTGTAGTCCCTGCTATGCTTTCACCTGCCCTTACAATCTGGAATGCCTGGATATTGCGCCCAAACAGGTTGTAGAAGTGGGTTTGTCACTGCTACATAACTTATTATGCTGA
- a CDS encoding glycosyltransferase family A protein has product MTATVDVLIPTCSRPTALAVTLTSLIAQTFRDFRIIISDQTEDSDPIATGEVQAVLRVLRSHGHEVVLHKHLPRRGMAEHRQFLFDQVTAPCALFLDDDVDSGSNAG; this is encoded by the coding sequence ATGACGGCAACGGTCGATGTTTTGATTCCCACCTGTAGCCGCCCGACAGCGCTGGCTGTCACCCTGACCAGTCTGATTGCCCAAACGTTTCGGGATTTTCGGATCATCATTTCTGACCAAACTGAGGATAGCGATCCGATCGCTACGGGTGAAGTTCAAGCTGTGCTGCGGGTGCTGCGATCTCACGGGCATGAGGTTGTGCTCCATAAGCATCTACCGCGACGGGGAATGGCTGAACATCGCCAGTTTTTGTTCGATCAGGTTACGGCTCCCTGTGCGTTATTTCTGGATGATGATGTCGATTCTGGAAGCAACGCTGGTTGA
- the waaF gene encoding lipopolysaccharide heptosyltransferase II has product MTLQEQWDNAKNILCVRLDAIGDVLMTTPAIRALKRNDRSITLLTSHAGAEVASLVPEIDRVIAYDPPWMKATAPRLNSQPELERVELLRSSNFDAAVIFTVFSQNPLPSAFLCYLANIPLRLAHCHENPYQLLTNWVLDPEPSCGIRHEVRRQLDLVASIGYEVEDQRLSLKAPDSHFQKVRSLLTALELDRSQPWVVIHPGATAASRRYSPEGFAEVARRLVMDADCQIVFTGTAAEGELVERIRSAMGVDSYPLVGCLGLADLAALLASAPLLIANNTGPVHMAAAVGTPVVDLYALTNPQHTPWEVPHRVLFHDVPCKFCYKSICPEGHHHCLQQVTPDAIVEAARELLNETLTETLPTSLPSPTPLLLHSPSPTLSAKEIWR; this is encoded by the coding sequence ATGACGCTACAGGAGCAATGGGACAACGCTAAAAATATTCTTTGTGTGCGGTTGGATGCGATCGGGGATGTATTGATGACAACTCCGGCAATTCGCGCACTCAAGCGGAACGATCGCTCCATCACGCTGCTCACCTCCCACGCTGGGGCGGAAGTTGCGTCCCTGGTGCCAGAAATTGATCGGGTGATTGCCTACGATCCACCCTGGATGAAAGCTACAGCACCTCGGCTGAACAGCCAACCGGAATTGGAGAGGGTTGAATTGCTGCGATCGAGCAATTTCGACGCAGCGGTTATTTTTACCGTATTTAGCCAAAACCCCCTACCGTCGGCTTTTCTGTGCTATCTAGCAAACATTCCCCTGCGTCTAGCCCACTGTCACGAAAATCCCTACCAACTCCTGACGAACTGGGTGCTTGATCCAGAACCCAGTTGCGGCATTCGCCATGAAGTTCGCCGTCAGCTTGATCTGGTTGCCAGTATCGGTTACGAGGTGGAGGATCAGCGTTTGTCCTTAAAAGCTCCAGACAGCCATTTTCAAAAAGTTCGATCGCTGCTGACTGCACTGGAACTGGATAGGAGTCAGCCGTGGGTGGTGATTCACCCTGGTGCGACGGCAGCCTCTCGGCGCTATTCCCCCGAAGGATTTGCAGAGGTTGCCCGTCGTTTAGTGATGGATGCTGATTGTCAGATCGTTTTTACCGGCACTGCCGCCGAAGGGGAACTGGTGGAAAGGATTCGATCGGCAATGGGTGTAGACTCCTATCCTCTCGTGGGTTGTCTGGGTTTGGCAGATCTGGCAGCACTGCTGGCAAGCGCTCCCCTCCTGATTGCCAATAACACGGGACCAGTTCACATGGCGGCGGCGGTGGGTACGCCCGTTGTTGACCTCTACGCCTTGACCAATCCCCAGCACACTCCCTGGGAAGTTCCCCATCGGGTTTTGTTCCATGATGTTCCCTGCAAGTTCTGCTACAAGAGCATCTGTCCTGAAGGTCATCACCATTGTTTGCAACAGGTTACTCCAGATGCGATCGTTGAAGCTGCGCGTGAACTCCTGAACGAAACCCTAACCGAAACTCTCCCCACCTCCCTCCCCTCCCCCACGCCCCTCCTCCTTCACTCTCCCAGTCCTACTCTTTCCGCAAAGGAGATCTGGCGATGA
- a CDS encoding bifunctional heptose 7-phosphate kinase/heptose 1-phosphate adenyltransferase, with the protein MPPTLSGLIQSFSRLHIAVIGEAILDSYLMGNADRLCAEAPVPVVTLNDRQDVPGGAANTAVNLRSLGAQVSFLSVVGADLEGSLLFRALERQGISTDALITQSSRCTLVKHRIMAGSQMLMRFDQGNTDAIGSDIENLLIDRLSHLFARCDAILISDYSYGILTPQVIAAIAQLQARSPQLIVVDSKRLANYRSVGVTVVKPNYKEAIQLLGIQNIHDASGDQFFDQGTRIDQILLHQKQLLDRTGARIAAVTLDTDGALMLQHHAAPLQVPARSKTCASATGAGDTFISALTLALAAGASVSAAGELASSAAAVVVAKAGTATCSIEELQARLAMTETQFETRRGKEPLRPNTTPERNGNESSREVA; encoded by the coding sequence ATGCCCCCTACTCTTTCTGGCTTAATCCAATCTTTTTCCCGGCTCCACATTGCTGTTATTGGAGAAGCGATTCTCGATAGCTATCTGATGGGTAATGCTGATCGCCTGTGTGCCGAAGCCCCAGTTCCGGTAGTGACGCTCAACGATCGCCAGGATGTTCCGGGGGGAGCGGCAAATACGGCGGTCAATCTTCGTAGTCTGGGTGCCCAGGTGTCGTTCCTTTCGGTGGTCGGTGCAGATCTGGAGGGTAGTCTGTTATTCCGAGCATTGGAGCGGCAGGGAATCTCCACCGATGCTTTAATCACCCAATCTTCCCGTTGTACCTTAGTTAAACATCGCATTATGGCAGGCTCCCAAATGCTGATGCGGTTTGATCAGGGCAATACGGATGCGATCGGGTCAGATATTGAGAACCTGCTCATTGATCGTTTGAGTCATTTGTTTGCTCGTTGCGATGCCATTCTCATTTCCGATTACAGTTATGGTATTTTGACACCTCAGGTCATTGCTGCGATCGCCCAATTGCAAGCCAGATCGCCCCAGTTAATTGTGGTGGACTCCAAACGTTTGGCAAACTACCGATCTGTGGGTGTCACCGTGGTTAAGCCCAATTACAAAGAAGCGATTCAATTACTAGGGATTCAAAATATTCATGATGCATCAGGCGATCAATTTTTTGATCAAGGAACGCGGATTGATCAAATTTTACTGCATCAAAAGCAGCTATTAGACAGGACTGGAGCCAGAATTGCAGCAGTGACCCTGGATACAGATGGCGCACTCATGCTTCAACATCACGCTGCACCGCTGCAAGTGCCAGCAAGGTCTAAGACCTGTGCCAGTGCCACAGGTGCGGGTGATACGTTCATCAGTGCCCTGACGCTTGCCCTGGCTGCTGGAGCCTCGGTGTCTGCCGCTGGTGAGTTAGCTTCCAGCGCAGCGGCAGTTGTGGTCGCCAAGGCAGGGACCGCCACCTGCTCTATTGAGGAGCTTCAGGCACGGCTTGCAATGACTGAAACCCAATTTGAAACGCGCCGGGGGAAAGAACCATTACGCCCGAACACAACGCCAGAACGCAATGGTAATGAATCATCCAGGGAGGTCGCATGA
- a CDS encoding D-glycero-alpha-D-manno-heptose-1,7-bisphosphate 7-phosphatase, which yields MTNDKRAIFLDKDGTLIEDVPYNVDPDQMRLTVGVESLRQLHESGYLLIIISNQSGVARGYFPEAALEPVKQRSRELLAQFDIPLTDFYFCPHHPEGMVGKYAIDCHCRKPKPGLLLQAAHDYTIDLSQSWFIGDILNDVEAGRRAGCQTILLDNGNETEWIFSPDRIPHHVATDLSEAVDVIEGGRW from the coding sequence ATGACAAATGACAAACGAGCAATTTTTTTAGATAAAGATGGCACTTTGATTGAGGATGTACCGTACAACGTCGATCCAGATCAAATGCGATTGACAGTGGGCGTCGAAAGTTTACGGCAGCTCCATGAGAGTGGCTACCTGCTCATTATCATTTCAAATCAATCGGGAGTAGCACGGGGATATTTCCCGGAAGCAGCATTAGAACCGGTGAAACAGCGATCGCGGGAATTATTAGCGCAATTCGATATACCGCTAACTGATTTCTATTTTTGTCCCCATCATCCCGAAGGAATGGTAGGGAAATATGCGATCGACTGCCACTGTCGCAAACCCAAACCCGGTCTGCTGCTGCAAGCTGCCCATGATTACACCATCGATCTCAGTCAGTCGTGGTTTATTGGCGACATCCTGAATGATGTGGAAGCAGGTCGTCGAGCAGGATGCCAAACGATTTTATTGGATAACGGCAACGAAACTGAATGGATTTTCTCCCCCGATCGAATTCCACATCATGTCGCAACTGATTTAAGTGAAGCTGTGGATGTCATTGAAGGTGGTAGGTGGTAG
- a CDS encoding SDR family oxidoreductase produces MTELAGKVALVTGGGRGLGEAICRMLGQAGAIAVVADIREELAETVALEIQADGGKAIALRLDVCDKHQAETAIDQVVQQFGRLDILINNAGTDVTLPVDELEIADWDRVLAVNLRAPFVLSKLVLPAMKQQGYGHIVNVASTASKRTWANASAYHASKWGLLGFSHALHVEARPHKIKVTAVIAGGMQTPFILDRFPDTPLDKLQDPKNVADTIRYVLCQPEATVIPEVMVIPMQESSWP; encoded by the coding sequence ATGACTGAACTCGCTGGAAAAGTTGCACTGGTTACAGGCGGCGGACGGGGCTTAGGAGAGGCCATCTGCCGCATGTTAGGACAAGCTGGTGCGATCGCAGTGGTTGCGGATATTCGCGAAGAACTGGCTGAAACCGTCGCACTGGAAATCCAGGCAGATGGAGGTAAGGCGATCGCTCTCCGGTTAGATGTGTGTGATAAGCATCAGGCAGAAACCGCAATTGATCAAGTTGTTCAACAATTTGGTCGCCTGGATATTCTAATTAACAATGCCGGAACGGATGTCACCCTGCCCGTAGACGAGCTAGAAATCGCAGACTGGGATAGGGTTTTAGCGGTTAATTTACGTGCCCCCTTTGTTCTATCCAAGCTTGTTTTACCCGCAATGAAGCAGCAGGGATACGGGCACATTGTGAATGTTGCCTCAACTGCATCCAAACGCACCTGGGCAAATGCGTCTGCCTACCATGCCAGCAAGTGGGGACTATTGGGATTTAGCCATGCCTTACATGTGGAAGCCCGTCCGCACAAAATCAAAGTAACAGCGGTAATTGCAGGCGGGATGCAAACTCCGTTTATTCTCGATCGCTTTCCAGACACCCCGCTCGATAAATTGCAAGATCCTAAAAATGTTGCCGATACGATTCGCTATGTATTGTGCCAACCCGAAGCAACGGTCATTCCTGAAGTGATGGTGATCCCGATGCAGGAAAGCTCGTGGCCGTAG
- the tnpC gene encoding IS66 family transposase, translating into MNENLPNSVNEISQTDWEKTPESVKRLVNSLVGRIEQLEQQYEEFKVENELLKEQVKQNSQNSSQPPSQDMSKGFKVKEKPKSGKQRGGQPGHEGHGRSLYPTEQCQNVEDYYPEACVHCGGRLNGVDHDPHRIQVVEIPPIVPQVCEHRFHALACGRCGGVTRAWDEEICNGSGYGERVVAHVGVLSGQYRQSHRMVQELLWELFGVEISVGSINQLRQESSDSVAEAVVQAQRYVQAQAQVNMDETSFAQGNSDGNNPTRCKGWLWVIVTPLVSYFAVCLGRSQAVCQDLLGQAFNGIVSSDRFSAYTWLELKGRQLCWAHLKRDFTRIAERSGVSGELGRALLAQQKLLFELWYRVRDGTLERSQFILEVAPIQQRIHELLSEGSAYVIGTKEKTPLAKTVRTCQQLLKVETALWTFVTTAGIEPTNNAAERALRPAVLWRKNSFGSQSQVGSLFVSRMLTVVTTLRSQNRPVLDYLVEACRAARQGRSAPSLLPTVAITP; encoded by the coding sequence ATGAACGAGAACTTGCCCAACTCAGTGAACGAGATTAGCCAAACGGATTGGGAAAAGACCCCAGAGAGTGTCAAACGATTGGTGAACAGTTTGGTTGGGCGCATCGAACAGCTAGAGCAACAATACGAGGAATTCAAAGTAGAGAACGAATTACTCAAGGAACAGGTCAAGCAAAACAGCCAGAATTCGTCTCAACCTCCGTCACAGGATATGAGCAAAGGGTTCAAAGTGAAGGAGAAGCCGAAAAGTGGCAAGCAGCGAGGTGGACAACCTGGACACGAAGGGCATGGGCGCTCGTTGTATCCAACTGAGCAATGCCAGAACGTTGAAGACTATTATCCTGAAGCGTGCGTGCACTGTGGTGGGAGATTGAACGGAGTAGACCACGACCCGCATCGGATTCAGGTTGTAGAAATCCCTCCGATTGTGCCTCAAGTGTGTGAGCATCGGTTTCATGCCTTGGCGTGTGGGCGATGTGGGGGAGTGACGCGGGCTTGGGACGAGGAGATTTGCAACGGGAGTGGTTATGGAGAGCGAGTGGTGGCTCACGTTGGCGTGTTGAGCGGACAGTACCGCCAGTCACACCGAATGGTCCAAGAATTGCTGTGGGAATTGTTTGGGGTGGAGATTTCAGTCGGCAGTATCAACCAACTGCGGCAGGAGAGTTCTGATTCGGTTGCAGAGGCTGTGGTTCAAGCCCAGCGCTATGTCCAAGCCCAAGCTCAGGTGAATATGGATGAAACCAGCTTTGCTCAAGGCAATAGCGATGGCAACAATCCGACTCGATGCAAAGGTTGGTTGTGGGTAATCGTCACCCCATTAGTCAGCTATTTTGCAGTCTGTCTAGGACGCTCTCAAGCCGTGTGCCAAGACTTATTGGGCCAGGCCTTTAATGGCATTGTCAGCAGTGACCGCTTCAGTGCCTATACTTGGCTTGAACTCAAAGGCCGACAACTGTGTTGGGCCCATCTCAAACGAGATTTTACTCGGATTGCCGAACGGTCTGGAGTTTCTGGTGAATTAGGTCGAGCACTGTTAGCTCAACAGAAGTTGTTGTTTGAGTTGTGGTATCGGGTTCGAGATGGCACTTTAGAGCGTTCGCAATTTATTTTAGAAGTCGCACCTATTCAGCAACGCATTCACGAGTTGCTGAGTGAGGGATCTGCTTATGTCATTGGAACAAAAGAAAAAACACCGTTAGCAAAAACAGTTCGAACCTGCCAGCAACTGTTGAAAGTAGAGACAGCGTTATGGACGTTTGTGACAACAGCAGGGATTGAACCAACCAATAATGCAGCAGAACGGGCACTGCGTCCAGCCGTTTTATGGCGCAAAAATAGCTTTGGTTCTCAAAGTCAAGTGGGCAGTTTATTTGTCTCAAGAATGCTCACGGTGGTCACGACACTACGATCTCAAAATCGTCCAGTGTTAGATTATCTGGTTGAGGCCTGTCGTGCTGCTCGGCAGGGTCGATCTGCTCCCTCCCTACTACCTACTGTTGCTATTACCCCCTGA